Proteins from a single region of Deltaproteobacteria bacterium:
- a CDS encoding integrase, producing ALGEGLTMIGKLLGHTKVETTARYAHLARESVRESAIRVSDSIAADILKGYPIGGGDQAPAREAT from the coding sequence TGGCGCTCGGCGAAGGGCTGACCATGATCGGAAAGCTCCTGGGTCACACGAAGGTGGAGACCACCGCGCGGTACGCGCATCTGGCGCGGGAGTCAGTGCGCGAGTCCGCCATCCGCGTATCCGACAGCATCGCCGCCGACATCCTGAAAGGATACCCGATTGGCGGCGGGGACCAAGCCCCGGCCAGGGAAGCGACCTGA